The sequence AGTTCACACGATGAGCCAGCTATTGAAAGCATATACATTATTTGAAAAGGATGATGAGTATGTAGTGATTGATGGTGAGGTAAAAATTGTTGACGAGCAGACAGGTCGTATCATGGAAGGAAGACGCTATTCTGATGGTCTTCACCAGGCGATTGAAGCGAAGGAAAATGTGAAAATTGAGGCTGCTACTCAAACTTTCGCAACCATTACGCTTCAGAACTATTTCCGTATGTATAACAAGCTTGCGGGGATGACAGGTACTGCTGAAACAGAGGCTGGTGAGCTTTGGGAGATCTACAAATTAGATGTTGTGGTTATTCCAACCAACCGTCCTATCTTAAGACATGACAAACAAGATTTAGTTTTCAAAACTAACAGAGAAAAATATAACGCTGTCATTGAAGAAATTGAAAAGTTAACTGCAGAGAAAAGACCTGTACTGGTAGGTACAACTTCTGTTGAAATTTCACAATTGCTTTCAAAAGCACTTCAGTTAAGAAAAATTCCACACCAGGTATTGAACGCTAAGCTTCACAAAAAAGAAGCAGAGATTGTTGCAGGAGCTGGTCAACCGGGAGTTGTAACCATTGCAACGAACATGGCAGGACGTGGTACGGATATTAAATTATCTAAAGAAGTAAAAGATGCAGGAGGTCTAGCTATTATTGGTACTGAAAGACATGATTCAAGACGTGTTGACAGACAGTTAAGAGGTAGAGCTGGTCGTCAGGGAGATCCGGGAAGTTCTCAGTTCTATGTATCTCTTGAAGACAACTTAATGCGTCTATTCGGTTCTGAAAGAATCGCTAAAATGATGGATAGAATGGGTCATAAAGAAGGTGAAGTTATTCAGCATTCTATGATCAGTAAGTCTATTGAAAGAGCTCAGAAAAAAGTAGAAGAGAACAACTTCGGAACAAGAAAGAGACTTCTTGAATATGATGACGTAATGAACAAACAACGTGACGTTATCTACAAGAGAAGAAAGAACGCTCTATTTGGAGATCACTTGAAATATGACATCACGAACATGATTTTCGATGTAGCGAACTCTATCGTTGCGAAAGGGAAAGCTACAGGAAATTATAAAGATTTTGAATATGAAATCATTAAAACATTTACAATGGAATCTCCGGTTTCTCAAAATGATTTTAATAACAAAAGTATTCAGGATCTAACGAATATCTTATTTAAAGCGGCACAGGAGGATTATCAAATGAAGCTGAACCTATTGAAGGAGAAATCATTCCCAATCATTGAGAATGTTTATCAAAACCAGGGTTCTATGTTTAAAATGATTCAGGTTCCTTTTACAGATGGACACAAAACAATGACTATCGTGGCAGATCTTAAAGAAGCTTACGATACTCAGTGTGAAAGCTTAATCAATGATTTTGAAAAGAACATCACTTTATCTATCATTGATGAAAACTGGAAGCTTCACCTTCGTGAAATGGATGATTTAAGAAGATCTTCTCAGGGAGCTGTATATGAGCAGAAAGATCCACTTGTAATTTACAAACAGGAATCTTTCCACTTATTCAGTGAAATGATGGAAAAATTAAACAAAGAGATTATTTCTTTCTTATACAAAGGAGAAATTCCTGCATAAGAAATAATTAACAATATTATTAAAAAACCGCTCTAGCATTGGCTAGAGCGGTTTTTTGTTATTGATTGTATAATAATTGTATGATAAATATCAATCTTATTATTTATTTAGAATAGTTAAAAACAATATATTTGCAAAAAATATTGACTGCTTCATGAAGCTAAAAACTGCTAAACGCTGGTTTAATTGGCATAAATGGACAAGCCTTATCTGTACCGTTTTTCTACTGTATCTCTGTGTAACAGGTTTACCGTTGATCTTTCACGAAGAAATTGAACATCTTTTAGAAGACAACAAAGAAGCCTTAGCTCAAAATCATGAAAAACTGAGCTTAGATAAACTTGTAAAAATTGCTGAGTCCAAATATCCGGGAGAGAAGGCTAGATTTGTCTTCTGGGATGAAAATGAAAAAAACAAAGTTCTTTTTGATATTGTTGATCAGCCCAATGCTCCTTACGAAAAAAGTAAATACTTAGTTTTGAATGAATATACCGGCGAAGTTTTAGGAGCTCCCAGGACGGACGGTTTAATGAATATCATTTTAAAACTCCATACAGATATGTTTCTTGGTATACCGGGGAAACTTTTTTTAGGATTAATGGGAATGCTTTTCATAATATCCATTGTTTCAGGAATCGTTCTTTATGGGCCAATTATGAAAAAGTACGACTTTGGAATGGTCCGTAAAAATAAATCCAAGAGACTTAAATGGCTGGATACTCATAACTTATTGGGGATTGCCATTACTGCGTGGATGGTTGTCGTAGGATTTACAGGTGTAATCAATACTCTTTCTGATGTAATTGTTGGTCTTTGGCAACAAGGCCAGCTGGCAGAAATGACCGCTCCTTATAAGAATCAGAAGCCATTGACCGGACACTTCAGTTCATTGGAAGATGCTAAGAAAGCAGCAGAAAATACGATTAAAGATATGAAAGTATCTATAATTGCTTACCCAGGCACTGATTTCACAAGTAAACACCATTACGCAGTTTTTATGCGTGGAAATACTGAACTTACTTCAAAACTTTTAAAACCTGTACTAATAGATGCAAAAACCGGAACTGTAACAGATTCCAGGGATATGCCATGGTATGTTAATGCACTTTTTATTTCTGAGCCTCTACATTTTGGAAATTATGGAGGTATGATACTGAAGGTTGTATGGACCGTTTTTGATGTTTTTACAATTCTTGTTCTCATCACGGGTCTTTATTTATGGATCGCCAGAAGAAAGTCTGAAAAACAGCAAATGAAATTAATGACACCCAAAAATACAGGAAGATGAAAAATAACTTTCTAAAACTTTGGGGAATGCCTATCCTACTTGCTTTCATATCCCTATTCGGATTAATCGCAGCATTACTGGGTGATGGTTTATGGGATGTACTAGGGTGGCTAACACTTTCTATCCCTTTATTTTTGATTATAAAACACTATTTAAAATAAACTTACTGAAATGAAGAAATTAATTTTAGGTGCAGCTTTCCTATCAGGCACTCTTGCTCTGGCACAGAAAAAAGACAGCATACATTCTAAAAATATAGAAGAGGTTATTATTAATTCCATTTTGAAAAAAGACTCGGAATATACCAATAAAATGCCCTTAAAGGCTATTGAGAATCCTCAATCCTATTCTACTGTAGATAAAATATTTTTTGAAAATCAAATGATATATTCTGTAGATGATGCTTACAGAAATGTAACAGGTATTCAAAAAATGTGGAGTGCCACAAACAGAGCGGGAGATGGTGGAGCATATATCTCTTTAAGAGGTTTTACCTCCAACAACTCTTTAAGGAATGGTCTGGTTGCTCCGGTTACAACTTCTATTGACGCTGTAAATGTAGAAAAGCTTGAAGTATTGAAAGGACCATCCGGAACATTATTTGGTAGTAATGTTACCTCTTACGGGGGAGTAATTAACAGAGTTACCAAAAAACCTTATGATAAATTCGAAGGAAACATTTCATTAATTGGAGGAAGTTACAATTATTACAGAGCACAGACTGATATTAATACGCCTGTAACTAATGATAAAAAATTAATGTTCCGTTTAAATGCGGCCTATACAAACAGCGGAACTTTCCAGAAAACTGATGCTAAAAATTCATATACTGCTTTTGCTCCTTCATTGCTATATAAAGTTAATGATAAGTTGAGCCTAAGCCTGGATTATGAAATGTTTGATACAAGAGCAAATCCTGAGCAGTCTTTCTTCTATCTTAAAAAGAATCCGGGCTATGCGGGAGATCCATATACCAATGTTGATAATATGAAGGATGTGGAAAAATTAGGATTAGATTACAAGCAGTCGTACACAGGAAAAGGTCTTTATACGACATCAAAAGTAAGAAACATTTTGGGGCAGATTAATTATCAGATTGACGAGCATATCAAATCTTCAACAAATGTAAGCACGGCCTATACTTTCTCAAACGGTTACAATCCGTATTTTGCTGTGACTGTAAACCCGGCAGACAATAATTTGTATGTAAAAAGAGCAGATCAGTCAACAGATAACAGCAAAAAAACCTATTTCCAGATTCAGCAGAACTTTAATTTCGACTATAAGTTTGGTAACGATATGCGTAACAGAACTGTGGTTGGGTTCGATTATATGTCTATTAAAAACAGACTGCATTATGTGTATTTTACACAAGGCTTTTTAAATCCTGACGTTCCTACAAGCGGCTATGATTATGCAGGTACATTTAATTCTGATACGCTAGCTCAGGCATATCAAAACCTACCAAAAAGCACTTATGATCAGATTGATGATCAGAATACCTATAGCGGTTATATTTCCAATGTATTTACGCCAATCGATGGATTAAATATTATGGCTTCTGTTCGATATGAAAGTAATAATTTCAAAGGCGGAAAACTGTGGATCAATGATATAAAACCATATAATCAATCTGCATTTTCACCTAAATTTGGGGTAGTTTATCAAATTATAAAAGATAAATTCTCTGTTTTCGGAAATTATCAGAACAGTTTCAAAAGTAACGGATACATATTTACAGATGCTGGTGTAGATCCTATTCTGTCAGATCCGGAAAGAGCTAACCAGTTTGAAGGTGGTTTTAAAGGAAGCATTTTCAAAGGTAGAGTAAATGCAACATTAAGCTATTACAATATCAAAGTAAAAAATTCTTTAGTTACAACAGGATATTCAGGAATAAATGCTCTTCAAACGCAAGCCGGTCAACTGAAAAGTGAAGGGGTAGAATTAGAAGTAAATGCCTATTTATTAAAAGGATTATCACTAGTAGGAGGTATTAGCTACAATGATTCAAAATATTTAGAGTCTGATCCGGCAACAAAAGGAAGAAGACCTGGAACTGCAGGTTCACCTTGGTTAGCAAGTATCTATGCAAGTTATCAGATTCTGGAAGGAAGCTTAAAAGGTTTTGGATTTGGTCTGGGCGGAAATTATGCTAACGCTAATGCAATTTTGAATAATAATATTCTGGATGCCAATAAAAATATTACAGGAGGAAAAGATGTTTTTATCCTTCCTAGCTATTTAGTACTTAATGCAAGTGCTTTTTATGATACTAAAAAGTTCAGAATCGGGGTAAAGGTTGATAATTTTACAAACCAGCATTATTGGGTAGGATTTACAACAGCGAATCCTCAGACACTTATCAACGCTTTGGGAAGTTTCACTTATAAATTTTAAACTCTACAATAAAAATTACTCCCCTTACAAACAATGAAAAAACTGACGGTAGGAGCTGCATTACTAACATCAATGTTAAGTTTTGCACAAGAAAAGGACACTATTAAATCTAACAATATTGAAGAAGTAGTGGTTAACGGAAGATATTATAAGAAATATGTAGAAAAACAGGGATCTTCGTCTCTTCGTCTGGATGAAGCCCTTATTAAAATACCTCAGAACATCTCCATTATCACCAACAAAGCTCTAGAAGATCAACAGGTTACAACTTTAAGTGATGGTGTACTAAGAAACGTTGCCGGAGCTCAAAGGTTAGAGCACTGGGGAGATATGTATACCAGAGTGAATATGAGAGGATCCAGAGCTGCCGCTTTCATGAACGGTGTAAACGTAACTTCAACCTGGGGCCCATTAAGTGAAGATATGAGCTACGTAGATCATATTGAATTTATCAAAGGTCCATCCGGATTCCTAATGTCTAATGGAGAACCAAGCGGTATTTATAACATTGTTACTAAAAAACCTACAGGAAACGCTCTGAACGGAACGGCAAGAGTAACCCTAGGAAGTTTCAATATGTACAGAGGTGAAGCAGATATTGATACTAAGGTCACTGACAAAGTAGCATTCAGGCTGAACTTAATGGCGCAGAACAAAAATAGCTTCAGAGACTATGAATTTAATGATCGATATATTATCAATCCTTCGATTAAAGTAGATCTTAGTGATAAAACTACTTTAACAGCGGAATATATTTATCAAAAGGCAAAAATGTCTGAAGTAGGTTCTGCTTATGTATTCAGTTTTCAAGGATATAAAGCAAAGCCAGTTAACTATACGCTTACAGATCCTGGTATTGACCCAACAAAAGTTGATAACAATACCATCAACGTTAATTTACAACATAAATTTAATGAAAATTGGAAATTAACTTCTCAATTGACTTATGTGAATGAATATACAATGGGAAGTGATCTTTGGCCAAGTATGTTTGAAGGTAATTATATGATTCGTCGTTTGAATTATTGGGAAGCTGATAATACAATGAAATTTGGTCAGGTTTTCTTAAATGGACTTGTAAAAACAGGACCTGTTTCTCACAAGATCTTAGCTGGTCTTGATTTGGGAAGCAAAAAATATATGGCAGATTGGTCACAGGGTTACAATTTAGATATGTACAACGCCAATGGTGACTATGATCCGGTAAATAATACAGAAAAAGACTATAAATACTGGTATAATATAGATACCAGCAATTATGACATTAACACTCTTAATAACCAATCTTATTCAGGACCTAATAACACCGCAGCATACAAGCCTTTTGATAAAACCAAACCTCTCTCTGTAAGAGCTGGATCTGGAAGCACCATAGATCAAAGATATACTGGTTTATACTTACAAGATGAATTAGGATTCTTTGATGATGCATTAAGACTTACATTAGCCGCTCGTTACACTAATGTAAAAGAAGTTAATTATGGAGTAAAATCTGAAGCCAACAGAATTACACCTCGTATTGGTTTAAGCTATTCAATTAATCAAAATATGTCTGCGTACGCCTTGTATGATCAGTCATTTGTCCCACAAGCTGGATTATTCAGAAATGGGACAACAGCTTCTCCTTTAACAGGTGACAATATTGAAGTTGGTTTCAAGAAAGACTGGTTTGCCGGGAAATGGAACACAACGCTTTCAATATATAATATCAATAAAAATAATGAAATTACAGGAGATCCCAACCTTACTGATAATCCGAATGGAAAATATTCTATTCTATTAGGAAAAACAAGAGTTCAGGGAGTAGAATTTGATCTTAAAGGGGAAATCGTAAAGGGTTTCAATGCTATCTTTAACTATGCATTCACTGAGAATAAATTTACGGAAACTACTGCCAGAGCGCAAAAAGGAGACAGGGTTCCTGGTTATGCAAAACATACTGCAAACGGATGGCTTAATTATACATTTAGCAATAATATTCTTGAAGGCTTTGGATTAAGCTTCGGCGGAACGTATATGGCTGATAGAAGTAGTTGGGATTGGGGAAGCCCAAACACTCTGCAGATGGCAGATTATGTAAAGTTTGATGCGGGAGCTTCATGGGAAAATTCAAAATTCAGAGTTAACCTGAATGTATTTAATATCTTCAACAGATATTTATACTCAGGTTCACCATATGCAGGCTATTATTATTACCAGGCAGATGCCCCTAGAAACTTCAGAATATCAATCGGATACAAATTTTAATACTAAATAAAGGTTAGCCCCAAATGGGGTTAACTTTTTACTATGAGAAAAAAGCAACACCATAAAAAGAAAATTTCTCCAACGAAGAAATGGTCTGCCAAACTGCATTTGTGGTTTGGTTTGTCAGTTGGTATCATTGTATTCATAGTCTCTCTTACAGGGACTTTGTACGTTTTTAAAGATGAAGTACAAAATAGCCTTCGTAAAGAAGCCATCTATGTAAAACAGAATGAAATCAATAAAAAACCCTTATCCATCGAAATTCTTCGTGAAAAAGTAAGTCTGGAGCTTAACGAGAAATATCCTGTGAGCTCAGTTGAAATCCCTTTGGATAAAAGTAAATCCTATCGCTTTTTATACTATGATAAGAGTAAGAAAGGATGGAACTATTTTCAACAGGTTCTTATCAATAAGCAGGTGTATGTCAATCAGTATACCGGAGAAATTCTTGCTGTTTACAATGAAAAGTATGATGTATTTAATATTCTGAAGTATATCCATTGGGGACTTTTACTGAATTCAGAATGGGGCCCTTATGTAACGGGAATTCCAACAGTACTATTTATTATCATGCTGATAACCGGAATTATTCTATGGTGGCCAAAAAATAAAAATGCAAGAAAAGGAAGGTTCTGGTTCAACTGGGAAAATGTAAAAAACTGGAAACGCAAAAATTATGATCTTCATAATGTATTAGGATTCTATGCCTCATTTATTGCCTTAATAATGAGTGTAACAGGAATTTACTTTGCCTATCCTTATGTAAAAAACACTTTTAATCTTACCCTATCCGGTTATTGGGAGCAGCCAAAAGAAAAGGAAATCAAATCTCCGGATTCACTGATGGTAAAGAATAATGAAGTTTTTGATATTGCAGCCTTCCAGACAGAAAAACTATATGCAGGATCATCCAGTTTCAGAATTACTTTAAATGGAAAAAATAAAAAAGGAAAGGAGCTCAAAAATCTTCCGGTTACTGTGTATGGTCAGGATGGAAGATTCAGTGAAAGAAACCTGCTTACTTTCGATAAATACTCAGGAAAACTACTAGCCAATAAGCCTCATCACAAACTCAAAGCCGCAGAAAAATATGCGAATGCCAATTATGATGTCCACACCGGATCTTATTTCGGACTGTTTGGAAAAATCATCTGGTTTATCGCAGGACTTATCTGCACCTCACTCCCTGTAACCGGATTTTTGGTCTGGTGGGGAAAAAGAAAGAAACAAGGAAAGAAAATATAATGAAAAAAGCAATTTTATCAGCTGCCAGTCTGGGAACTACAATCGTTTTTGGACAGGTAAAAGATTCTTTAAAAACCCAAAATGTGGATGAGGTTGTGATGACGGCTTCCAGAAAAAAGGAGAACATCAAAGAGGTTCCTAGCTCAATTACAATAGTTGGAGAAAAGCAGATTCAGTCTCAATTAACAGTTAATTCTGATATTACAAGCATCCTACAATATACCGTTCCCAGTTTAGGGACCAATTCCGGACAGACTTCCAACACCGGACAGACCTTAAGAGGTCGCCAGGTATTAGTATTAATTGACGGAATTCCACAGTCTACTCCATTACGAAACGGTGCAAGAGATCTGAGATCCATAGATCCTTCAGCCATTGAAAGAGTTGAAGTTATTAAAGGAGCATCATCAATCTACGGAAATGGTGCTGACGGAGGGATTATCAATTATATCACAAAAAGAAATAAAACAGATCAAAAGATTTCCGGAATATCACAGATTGGTTTTACCGGACAGCCTTACGGAGGAACATTAGGAGTAAGAGCCAGCCAGCTTTTATCCGGTAAGATGAACAGATTTGATTACACCCTTTCATTAGCATATGAAAGAACAGGGTATATGAAAGACGCTGACGGCGTTTTCCTAAGCCCTACTTACAGTACTGCGAAAATGGACAATTACAATGGTTTGTTGAAACTGGGCTATAACATTAATGATAATCAAAGAATTGAAGCATCTTATATTGGCTATTCCTCAAGATCAGATCTTAATCTGGGTCTAAGTACAGGAAAGTATGGTACGAAGCCTACGATTGGTGAAGGATTGGGAAAAGGATTGGAAACAACTCCTCAGGGAACGCCAAAAAACCACAATATCAGGGTAAGTTATGATAATAAGAACCTGTTTGCAGGAACTGCGTTAAACGTAAATCTTTATTATCAGGATTTTAAAACCGTTTACGGATACAGTGATACTTTTTTCAATGGGGGTCAGTCTAATGTTCTTTCTAAAAAAGCAGGTGCCCGATTCAATTTTGATACCCAGCTTTGGAATTCTGCGAACTCTCAGGGAGAAATCATCTATGGAGTGGATATTCTGAACGATCAAACCGTACAAAAATTGGAAGATGGCAGATTCTGGACTCCCAATATGAGCATGACCAATATCGCCCCTTTCTTATTGGCAAAAGTTGACCTGTTTAAAAAATTGACCATCAAGGCGGGACTTCGTTATGAAAACATCAAAGTGAATGTAGATGATTTTAATACCCTCTCTGTAATTAAAAGTGACGGAACATTTACCAAAAGCATTCCTGTAGAAGGAGGAAAACTTAACTATAATGCTTTAGTAGGAAATATTGGAATCCGTTACAATATTGAACCTTATATCAATCTTTTTGCAAGTTTTTCACAGGCCTACTCTATCAATGAATTGGGAAGAATCTTAAGAACCTCAACGTCAGAAACCATTAAAAGTCTTGAAACAAAACCCATTATTGTCAACAATTACGAACTGGGAGCCAC is a genomic window of Chryseobacterium nakagawai containing:
- the secA gene encoding preprotein translocase subunit SecA yields the protein MSFLNKVLKGFLGDKKAQDLKEVKKVVTKIKAVEPNIQQLSDDGLRQKTAEFKANIKSATSKITAQIEQIKEQIKNSTNVDEKEALFSNIESLKKESYEIEEKVLIQVLPEAFALIKETARRWAQNGEIRVTASDWDRELAAAGKDFVSIQGDQAVWKNSWDAAGTPVVWDMVHYDVQFIGGIILHSGKIAEMATGEGKTLVGTLPIYLNSLPERGVHVVTVNDYLAKRDSAWMGPLYQFHGMSIDCIDNHQPNSDGRRKAYNSDITYGTNNEFGFDYLRDNMVTSPSELVQRELNFAIVDEVDSVLVDDARTPLIISGPVPQGDRQEFDVLKPSIDRIVEVQKKTVSAIFNEAKKLIAAGNTKEGGFKLLQAYRGLPKNRQLIKFLSESGNRALLQKVESQYMQDNNRDMPIVDKDLYFVIEEKNNQVDLTDKGVEYMSQGNSDPNFFVLPDIGTEIAEVEAKNLSKEEEFEAKERLFSDFAEKSERVHTMSQLLKAYTLFEKDDEYVVIDGEVKIVDEQTGRIMEGRRYSDGLHQAIEAKENVKIEAATQTFATITLQNYFRMYNKLAGMTGTAETEAGELWEIYKLDVVVIPTNRPILRHDKQDLVFKTNREKYNAVIEEIEKLTAEKRPVLVGTTSVEISQLLSKALQLRKIPHQVLNAKLHKKEAEIVAGAGQPGVVTIATNMAGRGTDIKLSKEVKDAGGLAIIGTERHDSRRVDRQLRGRAGRQGDPGSSQFYVSLEDNLMRLFGSERIAKMMDRMGHKEGEVIQHSMISKSIERAQKKVEENNFGTRKRLLEYDDVMNKQRDVIYKRRKNALFGDHLKYDITNMIFDVANSIVAKGKATGNYKDFEYEIIKTFTMESPVSQNDFNNKSIQDLTNILFKAAQEDYQMKLNLLKEKSFPIIENVYQNQGSMFKMIQVPFTDGHKTMTIVADLKEAYDTQCESLINDFEKNITLSIIDENWKLHLREMDDLRRSSQGAVYEQKDPLVIYKQESFHLFSEMMEKLNKEIISFLYKGEIPA
- a CDS encoding PepSY-associated TM helix domain-containing protein — translated: MKLKTAKRWFNWHKWTSLICTVFLLYLCVTGLPLIFHEEIEHLLEDNKEALAQNHEKLSLDKLVKIAESKYPGEKARFVFWDENEKNKVLFDIVDQPNAPYEKSKYLVLNEYTGEVLGAPRTDGLMNIILKLHTDMFLGIPGKLFLGLMGMLFIISIVSGIVLYGPIMKKYDFGMVRKNKSKRLKWLDTHNLLGIAITAWMVVVGFTGVINTLSDVIVGLWQQGQLAEMTAPYKNQKPLTGHFSSLEDAKKAAENTIKDMKVSIIAYPGTDFTSKHHYAVFMRGNTELTSKLLKPVLIDAKTGTVTDSRDMPWYVNALFISEPLHFGNYGGMILKVVWTVFDVFTILVLITGLYLWIARRKSEKQQMKLMTPKNTGR
- a CDS encoding TonB-dependent siderophore receptor, with the translated sequence MKKLILGAAFLSGTLALAQKKDSIHSKNIEEVIINSILKKDSEYTNKMPLKAIENPQSYSTVDKIFFENQMIYSVDDAYRNVTGIQKMWSATNRAGDGGAYISLRGFTSNNSLRNGLVAPVTTSIDAVNVEKLEVLKGPSGTLFGSNVTSYGGVINRVTKKPYDKFEGNISLIGGSYNYYRAQTDINTPVTNDKKLMFRLNAAYTNSGTFQKTDAKNSYTAFAPSLLYKVNDKLSLSLDYEMFDTRANPEQSFFYLKKNPGYAGDPYTNVDNMKDVEKLGLDYKQSYTGKGLYTTSKVRNILGQINYQIDEHIKSSTNVSTAYTFSNGYNPYFAVTVNPADNNLYVKRADQSTDNSKKTYFQIQQNFNFDYKFGNDMRNRTVVGFDYMSIKNRLHYVYFTQGFLNPDVPTSGYDYAGTFNSDTLAQAYQNLPKSTYDQIDDQNTYSGYISNVFTPIDGLNIMASVRYESNNFKGGKLWINDIKPYNQSAFSPKFGVVYQIIKDKFSVFGNYQNSFKSNGYIFTDAGVDPILSDPERANQFEGGFKGSIFKGRVNATLSYYNIKVKNSLVTTGYSGINALQTQAGQLKSEGVELEVNAYLLKGLSLVGGISYNDSKYLESDPATKGRRPGTAGSPWLASIYASYQILEGSLKGFGFGLGGNYANANAILNNNILDANKNITGGKDVFILPSYLVLNASAFYDTKKFRIGVKVDNFTNQHYWVGFTTANPQTLINALGSFTYKF
- a CDS encoding TonB-dependent siderophore receptor yields the protein MKKLTVGAALLTSMLSFAQEKDTIKSNNIEEVVVNGRYYKKYVEKQGSSSLRLDEALIKIPQNISIITNKALEDQQVTTLSDGVLRNVAGAQRLEHWGDMYTRVNMRGSRAAAFMNGVNVTSTWGPLSEDMSYVDHIEFIKGPSGFLMSNGEPSGIYNIVTKKPTGNALNGTARVTLGSFNMYRGEADIDTKVTDKVAFRLNLMAQNKNSFRDYEFNDRYIINPSIKVDLSDKTTLTAEYIYQKAKMSEVGSAYVFSFQGYKAKPVNYTLTDPGIDPTKVDNNTINVNLQHKFNENWKLTSQLTYVNEYTMGSDLWPSMFEGNYMIRRLNYWEADNTMKFGQVFLNGLVKTGPVSHKILAGLDLGSKKYMADWSQGYNLDMYNANGDYDPVNNTEKDYKYWYNIDTSNYDINTLNNQSYSGPNNTAAYKPFDKTKPLSVRAGSGSTIDQRYTGLYLQDELGFFDDALRLTLAARYTNVKEVNYGVKSEANRITPRIGLSYSINQNMSAYALYDQSFVPQAGLFRNGTTASPLTGDNIEVGFKKDWFAGKWNTTLSIYNINKNNEITGDPNLTDNPNGKYSILLGKTRVQGVEFDLKGEIVKGFNAIFNYAFTENKFTETTARAQKGDRVPGYAKHTANGWLNYTFSNNILEGFGLSFGGTYMADRSSWDWGSPNTLQMADYVKFDAGASWENSKFRVNLNVFNIFNRYLYSGSPYAGYYYYQADAPRNFRISIGYKF
- a CDS encoding PepSY-associated TM helix domain-containing protein, coding for MRKKQHHKKKISPTKKWSAKLHLWFGLSVGIIVFIVSLTGTLYVFKDEVQNSLRKEAIYVKQNEINKKPLSIEILREKVSLELNEKYPVSSVEIPLDKSKSYRFLYYDKSKKGWNYFQQVLINKQVYVNQYTGEILAVYNEKYDVFNILKYIHWGLLLNSEWGPYVTGIPTVLFIIMLITGIILWWPKNKNARKGRFWFNWENVKNWKRKNYDLHNVLGFYASFIALIMSVTGIYFAYPYVKNTFNLTLSGYWEQPKEKEIKSPDSLMVKNNEVFDIAAFQTEKLYAGSSSFRITLNGKNKKGKELKNLPVTVYGQDGRFSERNLLTFDKYSGKLLANKPHHKLKAAEKYANANYDVHTGSYFGLFGKIIWFIAGLICTSLPVTGFLVWWGKRKKQGKKI
- a CDS encoding TonB-dependent receptor, with the protein product MKKAILSAASLGTTIVFGQVKDSLKTQNVDEVVMTASRKKENIKEVPSSITIVGEKQIQSQLTVNSDITSILQYTVPSLGTNSGQTSNTGQTLRGRQVLVLIDGIPQSTPLRNGARDLRSIDPSAIERVEVIKGASSIYGNGADGGIINYITKRNKTDQKISGISQIGFTGQPYGGTLGVRASQLLSGKMNRFDYTLSLAYERTGYMKDADGVFLSPTYSTAKMDNYNGLLKLGYNINDNQRIEASYIGYSSRSDLNLGLSTGKYGTKPTIGEGLGKGLETTPQGTPKNHNIRVSYDNKNLFAGTALNVNLYYQDFKTVYGYSDTFFNGGQSNVLSKKAGARFNFDTQLWNSANSQGEIIYGVDILNDQTVQKLEDGRFWTPNMSMTNIAPFLLAKVDLFKKLTIKAGLRYENIKVNVDDFNTLSVIKSDGTFTKSIPVEGGKLNYNALVGNIGIRYNIEPYINLFASFSQAYSINELGRILRTSTSETIKSLETKPIIVNNYELGATGQLSSWLNYELTSYVSTSKLGASFVQSPDRALMIQRSPEIVYGVEGFLHFTPTKWIQFGGSYSWMEGITSVKDDGDYSTKINNSRISAPKVLAYIQAKPVPALSVGLDMLHSFTQNRFTPNIKTGLYSYGEGYVPEYTVFNFKSSYEVNRNWKLSLGIENIFNKKYQPAIAWWTARDSEFVNALGMRGTFIIEYKF